Proteins from a genomic interval of Papaver somniferum cultivar HN1 chromosome 4, ASM357369v1, whole genome shotgun sequence:
- the LOC113275173 gene encoding probable protein S-acyltransferase 14, which yields MHRSGPTMAWNVFKFCTVLRSLGSIMILLVLGVIGVTYYSLVLNNYGPLLFNGSGFDSFAAFAVLLIFHCLLVMLLWSYFSVVLTDPGGVPSNWRPFIDEEIGDTDPLTGGSEFGSGLPGNTSDLNNNSRIRYCRKCNLVKPPRCHHCSVCGRCVLKMDHHCVWVVNCIGALNYKFFLLFLLYTFLETTLVALSLLPNFMAFFGDDEIAGTPGTLATTFLAFVLNLAFAMSVMGFLIMHISLVIANTTTIEAYEKKTTPKWRYDLGRKKNFEQVFGTDKRYWFIPAYTEEDLRRMPALQGLEYPSKPDLDGQEF from the exons ATGCATAGATCAGGACCTACAATGGCTTGGAATGTATTCAAATTCTGTACTGTTCTTCGTAGTCTTGGTTCTATTATGATTCTCTTAGTTTTAGGTGTTATCGGTGTAACTTATTATTCTCTTGTTCTTAACAATTATGGTCCTCTTCTTTTCAACGGAAGTGGTTTTGATTCTTTTGCTGCTTTTGCTGTTTTACTTATCTTTCATTGCCTG TTGGTGATGTTATTATGGAGCTATTTTTCTGTTGTCCTAACGGATCCAGGTGGTGTTCCATCAAATTGGAGACCTTTCATTGATGAAGAGATAGGAGATACTGATCCATTAACTGGGGGTTCAGAATTTGGTTCTGGTTTACCAGGAAATACAAGTGATTTGAATAATAATTCGAGAATTCGGTATTGCAGGAAGTGTAATCTAGTCAAACCACCTCGTTGTCATCATTGTTCCGTTT GTGGGAGGTGTGTATTGAAAATGGATCATCATTGTGTTTGGGTTGTTAACTGCATTGGTGCTTTGAATTACAAGTTCTTCCTTCTGTTTCTG CTTTATACATTTCTGGAAACTACTCTTGTTGCCTTATCATTGTTGCCGAATTTTATGGCCTTCTTCGGTGATGATGAGATAGCTGGAACACCAGGAACCCTTGCAACAACTTTTCTTGCTTTTG TACTCAACTTAGCTTTTGCAATGAGTGTTATGGGATTTCTGATCATGCACATTTCGTTGGTTATTGCTAATACGACCACTATTGAG GCATACGAGAAGAAGACCACTCCAAAATGGCGTTATGACCTTGGGAGGAAGAAGAACTTTGAACAG GTGTTCGGGACAGACAAAAGATACTGGTTCATCCCTGCATATACAGAAGAGGATTTAAGACGAATGCCAGCGCTGCAGGGTCTTGAATATCCATCAAAACCCGATTTGGATGGACAGGAATTCTAA
- the LOC113275172 gene encoding aluminum-activated malate transporter 12-like, with protein MEMEGRDAGDNMKKETAFEKVRRWSGTVTRNICKAGRDDPRSVIHALKVGFSLTLVSMLYLLEPLFGGIGENAIWAVMTVVVVLEFTAGATLRKGFNRGLGTLIAGSLVFFLEFVADKSGRIPRAIFIGIAVFLTGFAATYMRFFPNIKKNYDYGIVIFLLTFNLIAVSSFRVHNVLEIAHDRFYTIAIGCGVCLLMTLLVFPNWSGLELHNSTVSKLEGLAESIEACVDNYFKDLEITEDEKSSDEEDLICRGYKLILDSKTVDETLALHASWEPKHSCYKSPWKQYVRVGAALRHFGYTLVALHGCLQSEIQAPRSVRDLFKTPCTRVAREISKTFKELADSIRNKRHLAPILDSDDLHEALLDLNNAIKSQPRLFLGGSKNHHNDASQMLALAAATANAHQNPDMNSSVVTLPERTRKRAADLYKDPERKVFRTTLSKLDITSLEFSEALPFAAFASLLVEMAARLDMVTEQVEELGRLSKFKEYKADQVEIVVTNGENRPVKKNRKFGTNLGSNEVE; from the exons ATGGAAATGGAAGGCCGAGACGCAGGCGATAACATGAAAAAGGAAACAGCTTTCGAGAAGGTGCGAAGATGGTCGGGAACGGTGACTCGAAATATATGCAAAGCTGGCCGAGACGATCCGAGAAGTGTAATTCATGCTTTGAAAGTTGGTTTCTCATTAACATTAGTCTCAATGCTGTACTTGCTGGAACCACTGTTCGGTGGAATTGGAGAAAATGCAATATGGGCAGTCATGACTGTTGTTGTAGTTCTTGAATTTACAGCAGGTGCAACTTTGCGCAAAGGATTCAACAGAGGGCTTGGTACACTTATTGCTGGATCACTTGTGTTTTTCCTTGAATTTGTAGCTGATAAATCTGGTAGGATACCCAGAGCAATCTTTATTGGCATTGCTGTATTTCTAACTGGATTTGCAGCAACATATATGAGATTTTTTCCAAATATAAAGAAGAATTACGATTACGGGATCGTAATCTTTTTATTAACTTTTAATTTGATAGCTGTATCAAGTTTTCGAGTTCATAATGTGTTAGAAATTGCACATGATCGATTCTACACGATCGCGATTGGTTGTGGAGTTTGTTTACTCATGACTTTATTGGTTTTTCCAAATTGGTCCGGTTTAGAACTTCACAATTCTACTGTCTCAAAACTTGAAGGCTTGGCTGAATCAATTGAAG CTTGTGTTGATAACTATTTCAAGGATTTGGAGATTACAGAAGACGAAAAATCGTCAGACGAAGAggatctcatttgtagaggctaCAAATTAATTTTGGACTCCAAAACGGTAGACGAAACGCTT GCATTACATGCAAGTTGGGAGCCGAAGCATTCATGCTACAAATCTCCATGGAAGCAATATGTTAGAGTAGGTGCCGCACTCCGTCATTTTGGTTATACGCTTGTTGCTTTACATGGTTGCTTGCAATCAGAAATCCAG GCACCAAGATCTGTTCGTGATCTATTCAAAACCCCGTGTACTAGAGTTGCTAGAGAAATCTCGAAAACATTCAAAGAACTGGCAGATAGCATTCGAAACAAGCGTCATTTAGCTCCAATCTTAGATTCAGATGATCTCCATGAAGCATTACTAGACCTGAACAATGCCATCAAATCTCAACCTCGACTCTTCCTTGGTGGTTCCAAGAATCACCACAATGACGCCTCTCAAATGTTAGCTTTAGCGGCTGCCACTGCCAACGCCCACCAAAACCCAGATATGAATTCATCAGTTGTTACATTACCTGAACGGACAAGGAAACGTGCAGCTGATCTTTACAAGGATCCAGAACGCAAAGTATTTAGGACAACATTAAGTAAGCTAGACATAACTAGTCTTGAATTCTCAGAAGCACTTCCTTTTGCAGCCTTTGCATCATTGCTTGTGGAGATGGCGGCCAGACTCGATATGGTCACTGAACAAGTAGAAGAGTTAGGGCGATTGTCCAAGTTCAAAGAGTACAAAGCTGATCAGGTTGAGATTGTTGTAACCAATGGAGAAAATAGACCTGTGAAGAAGAATAGAAAGTTTGGAACAAATTTGGGTTCTAACGAAGTAGAGTAA